Proteins from a genomic interval of Synergistota bacterium:
- the vorB gene encoding 3-methyl-2-oxobutanoate dehydrogenase subunit VorB, giving the protein MAEKLLMKGNEVLAEAAVRAGCRFFFGYPITPQNEIPEYMSWRLPEVGGVYLQAESEVAAINMVFGAAGAGARVLTSSSGPGISLMQEGISYIAAAELPCVIINVARGGPGLGGILPAQSDYFQATKGGGHGDYHLIVLAPHDLQEAFDLTVLAFELADKYRNPVMIYVDGFLGQMMEPVEIRDPVDLSNIPPKPWAITGAKGRKRNLIKTLYLEGEMLEAHNFKLKKKYEEIAQNEVRYELYMMEDAEIAISAYGISARISKTAVKILREKGIKIGIIRPITLFPFPYNVYESFSDKLKYVLVVEMSMGQFVYDVDYGLKRKVPVDLLSHAGGIAPTYEEIVSCIMEKFGKGGN; this is encoded by the coding sequence ATGGCAGAAAAGCTTCTTATGAAAGGCAATGAAGTCTTAGCAGAAGCTGCTGTAAGGGCAGGTTGTAGATTCTTTTTTGGGTATCCAATAACACCACAAAATGAAATACCAGAGTACATGTCTTGGCGTCTACCAGAGGTAGGCGGGGTTTATCTTCAAGCGGAAAGCGAAGTTGCAGCGATTAACATGGTATTTGGTGCTGCTGGAGCAGGAGCAAGGGTTTTAACTTCTTCCTCAGGTCCCGGAATAAGCTTGATGCAAGAAGGAATATCCTATATAGCTGCAGCAGAACTTCCTTGCGTAATTATTAATGTAGCTAGGGGAGGTCCTGGACTAGGAGGAATTTTACCAGCTCAATCGGATTATTTTCAGGCAACCAAAGGTGGAGGACATGGGGATTATCATCTTATTGTTCTAGCACCTCATGATCTTCAAGAAGCTTTTGATTTAACAGTACTTGCTTTCGAGCTTGCTGATAAATATAGAAATCCTGTTATGATATACGTTGATGGTTTTTTAGGACAGATGATGGAACCTGTAGAAATAAGAGATCCTGTGGATCTATCTAATATTCCTCCAAAGCCTTGGGCTATAACTGGAGCAAAAGGTAGAAAAAGAAACCTTATAAAAACTTTATACTTAGAGGGAGAAATGTTAGAAGCTCATAATTTTAAACTTAAAAAGAAATATGAGGAAATAGCCCAAAATGAAGTTAGATATGAGCTCTATATGATGGAAGATGCAGAAATAGCCATCTCTGCATATGGAATAAGTGCAAGGATATCTAAAACGGCAGTGAAAATACTGAGAGAGAAAGGTATCAAAATTGGAATTATAAGACCTATTACTCTCTTCCCCTTTCCCTATAATGTTTATGAAAGTTTTTCCGACAAACTTAAATACGTTCTTGTAGTTGAAATGAGTATGGGACAATTTGTTTATGATGTAGATTACGGGCTTAAAAGAAAGGTACCAGTGGATCTTTTGTCTCATGCAGGGGGTATAGCTCCAACCTATGAAGAAATAGTTTCTTGCATAATGGAGAAATTTGGGAAAGGGGGAAATTAA
- a CDS encoding 4Fe-4S binding protein: protein MASIIINGERCKSCGLCVKACPRQLIAISDKLNSKGYRYAIFIDASGKCIGCAFCAVSCPDVAIEVYR from the coding sequence GTGGCAAGTATTATAATCAATGGGGAGAGATGTAAGAGTTGTGGTTTATGCGTTAAAGCCTGTCCGCGGCAGTTAATTGCTATATCAGATAAGCTTAATAGTAAAGGTTATAGGTATGCTATCTTCATAGATGCAAGTGGTAAATGTATAGGATGTGCTTTTTGTGCTGTTTCATGTCCTGATGTGGCCATAGAGGTTTACAGATAA
- a CDS encoding chemotaxis protein CheX, producing MKAEYINPFVSAFFNVLKQTTQVDGKRGQLSLRTDMLSSYEIAVFVSLIGDLEGQIVYTMKEEVAKNLASAMMMGFPVEELNDLARSAISEFANMVTGNAVILLGSKGLKINISPPTLVKGRDIEITFEIPMLSIPISTPLGDMEIDVAIREKT from the coding sequence ATGAAAGCAGAGTACATAAATCCATTTGTAAGCGCTTTTTTTAATGTTTTAAAACAAACGACACAAGTTGACGGGAAAAGAGGTCAACTTAGTCTAAGAACTGATATGCTTTCTTCTTATGAGATTGCAGTTTTTGTAAGTCTTATTGGGGATTTAGAAGGACAAATAGTATATACAATGAAGGAAGAAGTGGCTAAAAATCTGGCCTCAGCTATGATGATGGGTTTTCCGGTTGAAGAGTTAAATGATTTAGCTAGAAGTGCAATAAGTGAATTTGCTAATATGGTTACGGGGAATGCTGTTATTCTTCTTGGATCTAAAGGTTTGAAGATTAATATTTCTCCTCCTACACTAGTTAAAGGTAGAGATATAGAAATCACTTTCGAGATTCCTATGCTTAGCATACCGATTTCAACCCCCCTTGGGGATATGGAAATAGATGTGGCCATTAGAGAAAAAACCTAG
- the fmt gene encoding methionyl-tRNA formyltransferase: protein MRIVLAGSGIFGIPSFERISEKFDVIGVITQIDKPKGRGYKLSPTPVAIWAEHKGINVWKLSSIKDFSPLGDLMVIIDCGFIIPRNIIESYPLGVIALHPSLLPKYRGPEPIRRALLAGEKETGLTTFFVNERVDAGDIILQKRIIIGEKTYYGELFRKLAEEGANLVEETITLIGLGKAPRTPQSEEEATYAPKFSKEERIINWSLSAEYIDKLVRALSPEPGAITNFRGKLLKILEVEFIKEHYKCYPGEVLSVSREGILVCTGENSLLIKRLQLEGKREMSAIEFCCGYNPLRGEILGK, encoded by the coding sequence GTGAGGATAGTCTTAGCTGGAAGTGGAATATTTGGAATCCCATCTTTTGAGAGAATTTCTGAAAAATTTGATGTTATAGGAGTAATAACGCAGATAGATAAACCTAAGGGGAGAGGATATAAGCTTTCTCCCACACCTGTTGCGATTTGGGCAGAACATAAGGGTATAAACGTTTGGAAGCTTTCCTCTATTAAAGATTTTTCCCCGCTAGGTGACCTTATGGTAATTATAGACTGTGGTTTTATAATTCCTCGTAACATCATAGAGAGTTACCCACTGGGAGTTATAGCCCTTCACCCATCTTTGCTTCCAAAGTACCGAGGTCCGGAACCTATAAGACGAGCTTTATTAGCAGGAGAGAAAGAAACTGGTTTAACAACATTTTTTGTTAACGAAAGAGTCGATGCAGGGGATATAATTTTGCAAAAAAGAATTATTATAGGTGAGAAAACTTATTATGGTGAGCTCTTTAGGAAACTTGCAGAAGAGGGAGCTAATTTAGTTGAAGAGACTATAACTTTAATAGGTTTAGGCAAAGCACCTAGGACACCCCAATCCGAGGAGGAAGCTACTTATGCTCCTAAATTCAGCAAGGAAGAACGGATTATAAACTGGTCTTTATCTGCGGAGTATATTGATAAGCTTGTTAGAGCTTTAAGCCCTGAGCCAGGCGCTATAACAAACTTTAGGGGAAAACTTCTTAAGATTTTAGAAGTAGAATTTATAAAAGAACATTATAAATGCTATCCTGGTGAAGTTTTGAGTGTGAGTAGAGAAGGAATTTTAGTTTGCACAGGAGAAAATTCTTTATTAATTAAAAGACTTCAACTAGAGGGGAAAAGAGAAATGAGTGCTATCGAGTTCTGTTGTGGATATAATCCTTTAAGGGGTGAGATATTGGGGAAATGA
- the def gene encoding peptide deformylase — translation MDRSKIRIYGDPILRKRSEEVNIYDAALISLVEEMVKIMFENDGLGLAAPQIGISKRVAVVLKENEPLVMVNPTILETSTELVDEKEGCLSFPNIYEVIKRPKWVRIKAFNTEGKDYIVEGDGLLARAILHEIDHLDGKLLIDYLSPARRAIIKSKMRKLWEK, via the coding sequence ATGGATAGAAGTAAAATAAGGATATATGGTGATCCCATACTTCGAAAAAGAAGTGAAGAAGTAAATATCTACGATGCTGCTTTAATTTCACTTGTTGAAGAAATGGTGAAAATTATGTTTGAAAATGATGGTTTAGGTTTAGCTGCTCCTCAAATAGGAATTTCCAAAAGAGTAGCTGTGGTATTAAAAGAAAATGAACCACTTGTTATGGTAAATCCAACGATATTAGAGACCAGTACTGAATTGGTTGACGAAAAGGAAGGATGTTTGAGTTTTCCTAATATCTATGAAGTTATTAAAAGGCCTAAATGGGTTAGGATTAAAGCTTTTAATACTGAGGGGAAAGATTATATAGTAGAAGGAGATGGACTTTTAGCAAGGGCAATTTTACATGAAATAGATCATTTAGACGGAAAACTTCTTATAGATTATCTTTCACCCGCTCGGAGAGCTATTATAAAATCTAAAATGAGGAAGTTGTGGGAAAAGTGA
- a CDS encoding S1 RNA-binding domain-containing protein, translating into MNVVQAQGNATYPVEICQPQKGDILEGRIVQVKPEEIIVDIGTKTEGVIPKGEWAAPFIVEKDRKPEIGDKVKVYVLDIGKGDDGLIRLSRWRAVFEEAWDRIRSFQSEDKVLKVKGIKKVKGGLMVDVFGLEGFIPQSHLSLPEKPVSPWKFKGKDIEVKIVEADKKKRRIILSRRAVLEEEFQKEKEKLLSTLKEGDIVEGKVSGITNFGVFVDLGPVEGLIHLSELSWSRDVQPRDVVRKGQKIKAKVIEVKPDEEKVSLSLKQLQPNPWDSIEEKYKVGDICEGKVTRITNFGVFVELEPGVEGLIFLRDLDWVDVENPKKIVREGQKIKVKILNINAAEKKMRLGRKQLLDPWEGIADVFKVGDILKVKVTKLADFGAFVELRPGVEGLIHVSHLTKGRIRHPSECVKEGEELEVKVLEVKPEERRIRLSVKELILEREREERRKKEEEKREQEEKLKESMKEILGEEPSVTMGDIMNWKKLFKK; encoded by the coding sequence ATGAACGTAGTTCAAGCCCAGGGAAATGCGACTTATCCTGTTGAAATTTGTCAACCTCAAAAAGGAGATATCTTAGAGGGGAGAATTGTTCAGGTTAAGCCTGAGGAGATAATAGTAGATATAGGAACTAAAACAGAGGGGGTAATACCAAAGGGAGAATGGGCGGCTCCCTTTATAGTTGAAAAGGATAGAAAGCCAGAAATTGGTGATAAAGTTAAAGTTTATGTTTTAGATATTGGTAAGGGAGACGATGGCTTAATACGTCTTTCAAGATGGCGTGCTGTATTTGAAGAAGCTTGGGATCGTATAAGGAGTTTTCAGAGCGAGGACAAAGTGTTAAAGGTGAAGGGAATTAAAAAGGTTAAAGGGGGGTTAATGGTAGATGTTTTTGGATTAGAAGGATTCATCCCTCAGTCACATCTTTCTCTTCCTGAAAAACCTGTTTCTCCCTGGAAGTTTAAAGGTAAAGACATAGAAGTGAAAATTGTTGAAGCTGATAAGAAAAAAAGGAGAATTATACTTTCAAGAAGAGCAGTTCTCGAGGAAGAATTTCAAAAGGAGAAAGAAAAGTTGCTTTCAACTCTTAAAGAAGGTGACATTGTTGAAGGTAAGGTTAGCGGAATAACTAATTTCGGCGTTTTTGTTGATCTTGGACCAGTCGAAGGTTTGATACATTTAAGTGAGCTTTCTTGGAGCAGGGATGTTCAACCAAGAGATGTAGTAAGAAAGGGACAAAAAATCAAAGCTAAGGTTATAGAAGTTAAACCAGATGAAGAAAAAGTGTCTTTAAGTTTAAAGCAACTTCAGCCTAACCCTTGGGATAGTATAGAGGAAAAATATAAAGTAGGAGATATTTGTGAAGGTAAAGTTACAAGAATTACTAATTTTGGAGTTTTTGTTGAGCTTGAACCAGGTGTAGAAGGGCTTATATTTTTAAGAGATTTAGATTGGGTTGATGTAGAAAATCCCAAAAAGATAGTAAGGGAAGGGCAAAAAATTAAAGTAAAAATCCTGAATATTAATGCAGCTGAGAAGAAAATGAGATTAGGAAGGAAACAGCTTTTAGATCCTTGGGAAGGTATTGCTGATGTGTTTAAGGTTGGGGATATTCTTAAAGTTAAAGTTACAAAGCTTGCGGACTTCGGTGCTTTTGTTGAACTTAGACCTGGTGTTGAAGGATTAATACATGTTTCTCATCTTACCAAAGGCAGAATTAGACATCCGAGTGAGTGTGTTAAAGAGGGAGAAGAGTTAGAGGTTAAGGTTCTTGAGGTTAAACCGGAAGAAAGAAGAATAAGGTTAAGTGTTAAGGAGCTTATTCTTGAAAGGGAAAGAGAAGAAAGAAGGAAAAAAGAAGAAGAAAAGAGAGAACAAGAAGAAAAGCTTAAGGAAAGTATGAAAGAAATCCTTGGTGAGGAACCCAGTGTTACTATGGGAGATATTATGAATTGGAAGAAGCTTTTTAAAAAATAA
- the ispH gene encoding 4-hydroxy-3-methylbut-2-enyl diphosphate reductase, producing the protein MKVLLSSEIGFCFGVKRAVNIVEKLLTEVNRVYVIGNLIHNPLEMNRLKTKGLISVESVEDIPIGSYVVIRSHGLRQEEIEVLLKKDSKLVDATCPFVKRIRKVVQSLVDKGYSILLYGDLNHPEVQGVISYIKERVFVIEKERDLDFISISDKIGLVSQTTQELSVFIKLAIDLSQRVKELKLVNTICDATIRREKAVKDLVLRSDAILVVGGKNSANTKRLVGLCQGYLKNVYHIESPKEISGGWFKGLENIGLASGASTPDWQIKAVLAILRKYGGEVWNERSSSPGKCDLSC; encoded by the coding sequence ATGAAAGTTTTATTATCCTCTGAAATAGGTTTTTGTTTTGGAGTTAAAAGAGCTGTCAATATAGTGGAAAAACTTCTTACTGAAGTTAATAGGGTATATGTGATTGGAAACCTGATTCATAACCCCTTAGAAATGAATCGATTAAAAACGAAGGGTTTAATAAGCGTAGAAAGTGTGGAGGATATACCTATAGGATCTTATGTTGTTATAAGATCTCATGGCTTGAGACAAGAAGAGATAGAAGTTCTTTTAAAAAAAGATAGCAAGTTAGTAGATGCTACATGTCCTTTTGTTAAAAGAATTAGAAAGGTTGTCCAATCGCTAGTTGATAAGGGCTATAGTATTTTACTTTATGGTGACTTGAATCATCCTGAAGTTCAGGGAGTTATAAGTTATATTAAGGAAAGAGTTTTTGTAATTGAAAAGGAAAGGGACTTGGATTTTATTTCTATATCTGATAAAATAGGTTTGGTTTCTCAGACTACTCAAGAGTTAAGTGTCTTTATAAAATTGGCTATAGACCTCTCTCAAAGAGTAAAAGAATTAAAATTGGTTAACACAATATGTGATGCTACTATTAGAAGAGAAAAAGCTGTGAAAGATTTAGTTTTAAGAAGCGATGCGATCTTAGTTGTTGGAGGTAAAAACAGTGCTAATACGAAAAGACTTGTGGGATTGTGTCAAGGTTACTTAAAGAATGTTTATCATATAGAATCTCCGAAGGAGATTTCTGGGGGGTGGTTTAAAGGGTTAGAGAATATTGGATTGGCCAGCGGGGCTTCAACCCCAGATTGGCAAATAAAAGCAGTTTTGGCGATTTTAAGAAAATATGGGGGTGAAGTTTGGAATGAACGTAGTTCAAGCCCAGGGAAATGCGACTTATCCTGTTGA
- the miaA gene encoding tRNA (adenosine(37)-N6)-dimethylallyltransferase MiaA, protein MVKKIVIVLLGPTAVGKTETSIEIAKRFNCEIVSVDSKQIYKLMDIGTAKPPLEIRNKIPHYLIDIVFPNEVYTAGDFCIDASKIINGILERGKIPLMVGGSALYYWLFLRNPISYLPKADENLRKSLTQLGKDRLYEELSKVDPISAKRIHSNDLHRMVRALEVYYITGKPLSYWHSCKRKDKNDYKILWIGLNRERSELYDRIDKRVEKMISQGLVEEVKSLLEAGYSPDLPAMKGHGYREICDYFRGKYSLKEAINAIKKDTRHYAKRQMTWFGKWKDVEWFHPDNLKEILERVERWLNTSL, encoded by the coding sequence ATGGTTAAGAAAATAGTAATAGTTTTACTCGGACCTACAGCTGTGGGGAAAACAGAAACCTCGATCGAAATCGCTAAAAGGTTTAATTGTGAAATAGTTTCAGTAGATTCTAAGCAGATATACAAACTTATGGATATTGGTACAGCTAAGCCTCCCTTGGAGATAAGGAATAAAATCCCTCACTACCTTATAGATATAGTTTTCCCAAATGAGGTTTACACAGCAGGAGACTTCTGTATTGATGCTAGTAAAATAATTAATGGTATTCTTGAACGCGGAAAGATTCCTCTTATGGTTGGAGGAAGCGCTCTTTACTACTGGCTTTTTCTTAGAAACCCCATATCTTACTTGCCTAAGGCTGATGAAAATTTACGTAAGAGTCTTACTCAACTCGGGAAAGATAGACTTTATGAAGAGTTATCAAAGGTTGATCCTATAAGTGCTAAAAGAATTCACTCTAACGACCTTCACAGAATGGTGCGGGCTTTGGAAGTTTACTATATTACAGGTAAACCTTTAAGTTATTGGCATTCTTGCAAGAGAAAGGACAAAAATGATTATAAAATACTTTGGATAGGTTTGAATAGAGAGAGAAGCGAACTTTATGATCGTATAGATAAAAGAGTAGAAAAGATGATTTCTCAAGGACTTGTAGAAGAAGTTAAAAGTTTGCTTGAGGCAGGGTACTCTCCTGATCTTCCAGCAATGAAAGGACATGGATATAGAGAAATATGTGATTATTTCAGGGGAAAGTATTCATTAAAGGAAGCAATAAATGCTATAAAAAAAGATACAAGACACTATGCGAAAAGACAGATGACATGGTTTGGTAAATGGAAGGACGTAGAGTGGTTTCATCCTGACAACCTCAAGGAAATATTGGAAAGGGTGGAAAGATGGCTAAATACCAGCCTTTAA
- the mutL gene encoding DNA mismatch repair endonuclease MutL — MGKIKRLPQEIVSKIAAGEVVERPASVVKELIENSLDAFSKEIRIYIEDGGRELIKVSDDGIGIPMDDVELAFERYATSKISSLDDLYNLNTLGFRGEALPSIAEVAIVELITHAKGENLGTRIIINGGKKVHKELGFFGEGTTVIVRSLFYNLPLRRKLLRSSSIEWNKILKIVLSYILAFSNVKFYLYKNEDLFLSSGNTLEDNIKNIFGIEFLKEMKELKFSNNKYELEGFLSFSGKSSGELFIFINNRPVKNDLIRRAITDSLSFPPGKFPVMGFIKLGAKPFLIDPNVHPTKLEIRFLEASEVYTFVYNAIRKAFSIKKLSAMDFRASIPRTPLYVEEKTENSMTLRESLFEYECKEKEFSSSIKVIARTERGYFIAETPIGIAIIDPHALLERLIFERLKSSKVTVQLLVPFVLQFDSYTSSTLRDRIALFKELGFEIEEFGKNAFLLRGVPSPLSDLKINWGEAIKSLLNEGSIDLIKAWADLACHAAPKLGDIKTLEELQLLLDELAQCGNFDLCPHGRPIKYLLTYEEIEKWLRK; from the coding sequence TTGGGAAAAATAAAAAGACTTCCTCAAGAAATCGTTTCGAAAATAGCAGCAGGAGAGGTTGTTGAAAGACCTGCTTCTGTAGTTAAAGAGCTTATTGAAAACTCTTTAGACGCTTTTTCTAAGGAAATAAGAATTTATATTGAGGATGGAGGAAGAGAATTAATAAAAGTATCTGACGATGGAATTGGAATACCAATGGATGATGTGGAGCTTGCTTTTGAGAGATACGCTACAAGTAAAATTTCTTCCTTGGATGATCTATATAATCTTAATACATTAGGCTTTCGAGGAGAAGCTTTACCGAGCATCGCCGAAGTTGCAATAGTAGAACTTATAACTCATGCTAAAGGTGAAAACTTAGGAACAAGGATAATTATAAATGGGGGTAAAAAAGTTCACAAAGAGTTAGGGTTTTTTGGCGAAGGGACAACTGTAATAGTTCGTTCTCTGTTTTATAACTTACCTTTAAGAAGAAAACTTTTAAGAAGCTCATCGATAGAATGGAATAAAATACTTAAAATAGTATTATCTTATATTCTAGCTTTTTCTAATGTTAAGTTTTATTTATATAAGAATGAAGACTTGTTTTTAAGCAGTGGTAACACCTTAGAGGATAATATAAAAAATATATTTGGAATTGAATTTTTAAAAGAGATGAAAGAATTAAAATTCAGCAATAACAAATACGAACTTGAAGGTTTTTTATCATTTTCTGGCAAGAGCAGCGGAGAGTTGTTTATTTTTATAAATAACAGACCTGTTAAAAACGATTTAATTAGGAGGGCTATTACAGATTCTCTATCCTTTCCTCCAGGGAAATTTCCGGTTATGGGATTTATTAAACTTGGTGCAAAACCCTTTCTTATTGACCCAAACGTTCATCCCACCAAACTTGAAATAAGGTTTTTAGAAGCAAGTGAGGTTTATACGTTTGTGTACAATGCCATTAGAAAAGCCTTTTCCATAAAAAAGCTTTCTGCAATGGATTTTAGAGCCTCTATTCCTAGAACCCCTCTTTATGTAGAAGAAAAAACAGAAAATTCTATGACCTTGAGAGAGAGCTTATTTGAATATGAATGTAAGGAAAAAGAGTTCTCAAGTTCAATAAAAGTCATCGCTCGTACTGAAAGGGGGTATTTTATAGCTGAAACGCCTATAGGGATAGCAATAATAGATCCTCATGCCTTATTAGAAAGGCTCATTTTTGAAAGACTTAAAAGTTCTAAAGTTACGGTTCAACTTCTTGTTCCTTTTGTTTTACAGTTCGATTCTTATACCTCCTCTACTTTACGTGATAGAATTGCTTTATTTAAAGAACTGGGCTTTGAAATAGAAGAATTTGGTAAAAATGCTTTTTTATTGCGAGGTGTGCCTTCCCCCTTGTCAGATTTGAAAATAAATTGGGGAGAGGCGATAAAGTCGCTACTTAATGAGGGAAGTATAGATCTAATAAAAGCATGGGCTGATCTTGCTTGTCATGCGGCTCCTAAACTTGGTGATATTAAAACTTTAGAAGAATTGCAACTTCTATTGGATGAGCTTGCTCAGTGTGGAAACTTTGATCTCTGCCCGCATGGTAGGCCGATAAAATATCTTTTGACTTATGAAGAAATAGAAAAATGGTTAAGAAAATAG